One Gammaproteobacteria bacterium genomic window, AGGCTGCTTTTAGAAAGTCTGACACCAATGTTCAGGGATGCATTCGTGCAACTTAAAATCCCTGGCACGGTCAATTAATTGTTCAATGCTTGCTACACCAAAGCGATAGCAAATCAAATCAAGTGATTTATTTAACTGCTTTGTTGAGACCTTTAGTAAAACTCTGATATCCGCTAGATTTTTACCGCGTAGCAGGAAAAATAAATATTCGGCTTCGCGATCTGACAACTGCCATTGCTCGAATTCATTATTAGCTTTATAAACACCTTGATGATACTCTTCCTGTATCGCATTTTCATTCAGAAATAACCAAGCAAATTTATCTGCTAATGGCGTATTCAACAACCGAATACCCACATTGGAAACCCCGATAACATTATGATGTAAATCAAATAAGGGTTGCTGTAATGAGAGATTTAGGCACCAATTATTGTCTTTATCAAAATAAGACACAATTTGCTTGCAGGCTTTTTTTTGCTGCATAGCATATAAATCATTAGCAATCAGTTGATCGGCAGTCTCAACAATTTTACCTTTGGCATTACGAACTGTAAGACCAATTATCTGATCTAGCTCAGAATAACCTAAAGCATTGATCCCCTGTTGATTCGCACAGATAAAACGCGCATGCTGATCCTTCCAACCAATACCATTAGGAATATTTGATAAAATTTGACTGACTTTTTCAAAATCGGTTTTTTCTAAATCAATTACAGGATTTATGAACGTTTTAAGCATAATTTATCCTATAGGAAATTTATACCAATGTTTTGGTAGATTGCTGGCAAATCCCTTACCAAGTGCTATATCAATTAATTCTGACTTACTCCTTACGCCTGACTTCTCCTTAATTGATTCGATATAATGTTCGCTCGTACGTTTTGATATCCCCAGTAAATCAGCGATTTCTTTGGCTGATTTACCACGCAATAACCAAAATAGGCATTCTTCCTGACGTGGCGACAAATTCCATCCTGTTGAATTTTCAAGACTTCGAAATATGCCTTGGTTAATTTTCGGCACCCCTCTTTTTTGTTCTGCTATAAATAATTGGCTAAATTGATCTACAACGCTCGATCCTGTCATCTCAACACAATGAACTGATGTGCCAATTATTTGATTGTCCTTATTTTTTAGTGGTTGTTGCTGACCAAGGTAAAACCCCCATTGGGGACCAAACATAAAAGCAGAAACTACAATATTAATTTGTTTATCGTGCTGCATAGTAAATTGATCACTAGCCATTAAAGATTCGCCAATTTCTGCAAAGCGACAGTTTAAATTAACTGGAGTTTTACCGTATATCTGTTGGAAATTTTGAAATCCTAAACGATTAATTGCAAATTGGTTAGCGCAAATTATTTTCGAGCCAACATCTTTCCATACTATATATCCAGGAACTGCAGATAATATATTGCTAGTCAGTTCAAAGTCATCATTGAGATCAAATTGATTCATAAATTATACCAATGTCTAGGTAGATTGCTGGTTAATCCTTTTCCTGTAGCTAAATCAATCAATTCAGCCTTACTTCTGGTGTCGGATTTGTCTTTAATCAGCTCGATATAATGCTCTACGGTACGGCTAGAAACCTTTAATTGTTGCGCAATTTCCTTAGCGGATTTGCCACGCAATAACCAGAATAAACATTCTTCTTGGCGCGGGGAAAGATTCCAATTTGTTGTTTTATTTAGACAACGATATAGGCCTTGTTGGATCTGGGGAACACCTTTTTTATTTTCTTTTAGAAATAGCCAGGCAAAGCGATCCACAATAGCCGAGCCAGTTACATCAAAGAAATGCGCAGATAATCCAATCACTTCATCTTGTGTATTTTTCAAAAATTGCTGTTCACATATGAAAAACCCCCACTTATTATCAAATAAATAGCCCGAAAGAAAAAACTTAATTGATTCAGCATGCTTAATAGTGAATTGATCATTGGCGATAAGTGATTCACCAATTTCAGCGAGTCGACAGTTTACGTTAACTGCAGTATTACCTACTACTTGACTAAAGTTATTAAATCCAACGTTTTCAATAAATAACTGATTAGCACAAATAACTTTAGAGTGGACATCTTTCCAAACAATATTACCAGGCACAGCAGATAGAATACGACTTTTAAATTCAAAATCATCATTTAATTCTATGGGGTGATTATTAGCTATGGTCATTACAAATTTATCCTTTAAATTTTTTGTTTTCCAAATAATATTAAATATTTTTTGATAACTAATCTACTTTAACTTTGTATATATCAGAAGTGAGCTCCCAGAAAGACCATAACACTTGGAAGCGCTAGGGTGCAGACATAGGTAGGATATTTACCTTGCCAGCAAGGCGCATCTTCAAGCAAGCCCGAGAACGTCAAATTTGAAGCAAGGTATGCCAAGCTTTACAAGATATACCTCTTTTTGCTAACTTAGCAATAGCAGTGGAGACGATTCTCTCTAGGAATCGATTCAAGTAAATTTCAAATGAGATGGATCTCATGTCTAAATACATAGCAAAACTTCCCGATCAAAACAATATTATTCATTTTAGCCCACACGAACATAAAACCTGGCAACTACTATTCGATAGACAAAAGGAAGTGATAAAAGATCGTGCTTGCGATGAGTTTATTCATGGTTTAGCGAAATTGAATTATTCTGCTGAGCGCATTCCACAATGCCCTGAGGTTTCAGCCGTTTTGCAATCAACTACCGGTTGGTCGGCCGTGCCCGTAGCGGCTATGATTCCACTCTCTGAATTTTTTTCGCTGCTGGCGAATCGGCAATTCCCAGTAGCCAGTTTTATTCGTCTGCGTGAAGAGTTGGATTATTTGAAAGAACCTGATATTTTTCACGAATTATTCGGACACTGCCCGTTGTTGACACATCCAGCATATGCAGATTTTGTGCAATGGTATGGTGAAATGGCACTGAGGACTAGCCGCGAAGTCCAATCGTTATTGGGTCGATTATTCTGGTTTACCATTGAATTTGGATTAATAAAAACGCCAAAAGGCCTACGAATTTATGGTGGTGGTATCCTTTCTTCTTTTGTAGAAACTACTTATGCGTTGGAAAGCGATGCGCCAGAACGACTGCCTTTTGATATACAGCAAATACTGCAATCACCCTATCGTTATGATGAAATTCAAACGCGGTATTACGTGTTAGAAAATCTGGGTCAATTATTTCAATTAAAAACAGATCAGATTTTCCAATGGGTGGAAGCGGCTATTCTGCACACTGAATCGGGTCGCGATTTTGTGATTTGCTAACATATCCTTCCGACTGCGCAGGAGAGTTATTAATAAATAAGCTGATAAGTAGGTGGTTATGAATCAACGGTCTCTTTTATAGCGCTTTTTTATCAATCCTTAACCGTTAATAAGAAGCAATTCGCACCTGCTCTGAAGGGTACGAAAAAAGACTGTCATTCCCGCGCAGGCGCACTAGTGTCCGAAGAAATAACCACTTTTTGGGCGACACCCTCTTCTCCCTTGTGAAAGAAGGAATTTAACATTTTTTACCGGATACTAGTGCGCCCAGGTGAGAATGACAAATTTTTATCAACGGCAAAATTTTCGCACTCTAGGAGCACATCT contains:
- a CDS encoding LuxR C-terminal-related transcriptional regulator, with the protein product MNQFDLNDDFELTSNILSAVPGYIVWKDVGSKIICANQFAINRLGFQNFQQIYGKTPVNLNCRFAEIGESLMASDQFTMQHDKQINIVVSAFMFGPQWGFYLGQQQPLKNKDNQIIGTSVHCVEMTGSSVVDQFSQLFIAEQKRGVPKINQGIFRSLENSTGWNLSPRQEECLFWLLRGKSAKEIADLLGISKRTSEHYIESIKEKSGVRSKSELIDIALGKGFASNLPKHWYKFPIG
- the phhA gene encoding phenylalanine 4-monooxygenase; translation: MSKYIAKLPDQNNIIHFSPHEHKTWQLLFDRQKEVIKDRACDEFIHGLAKLNYSAERIPQCPEVSAVLQSTTGWSAVPVAAMIPLSEFFSLLANRQFPVASFIRLREELDYLKEPDIFHELFGHCPLLTHPAYADFVQWYGEMALRTSREVQSLLGRLFWFTIEFGLIKTPKGLRIYGGGILSSFVETTYALESDAPERLPFDIQQILQSPYRYDEIQTRYYVLENLGQLFQLKTDQIFQWVEAAILHTESGRDFVIC
- a CDS encoding helix-turn-helix transcriptional regulator translates to MTIANNHPIELNDDFEFKSRILSAVPGNIVWKDVHSKVICANQLFIENVGFNNFSQVVGNTAVNVNCRLAEIGESLIANDQFTIKHAESIKFFLSGYLFDNKWGFFICEQQFLKNTQDEVIGLSAHFFDVTGSAIVDRFAWLFLKENKKGVPQIQQGLYRCLNKTTNWNLSPRQEECLFWLLRGKSAKEIAQQLKVSSRTVEHYIELIKDKSDTRSKAELIDLATGKGLTSNLPRHWYNL